A single Henriciella sp. AS95 DNA region contains:
- a CDS encoding acyl-CoA dehydrogenase family protein, with product MNLLLTDDDRDFQREVREFLAEKLTDELRLEGARCSGIYCEYDVANAWHRILADKGWSVPNWPMEYGGCDWSPLQNYIFEVELAQAGAPPVSPNSTHMVGPVIIAFGTDEQKAKYLPAIRSGDDWWAQGYSEPGAGSDLASLKCAASRQGDEYVVNGSKIWTTHAHFSNRIFCLVRTRTEGKPQAGISFLLIDLDTPGISIRPIISISGEHELNEVFFSDVRVPVSSRIGEENDGWTVAKYLLQHERSHTWSPLLRARLDRLKHRAQHACAEKFSRCEIDLTALEMSEMRALQANSESGPLSTATSSTMKVLGTELRQKISELALEIDGHPPVSTLEPDLLSALGLTDSQVATRTYLNDRAASIYAGANEVQRNIIWNSIR from the coding sequence ATGAATCTTCTGCTGACCGATGATGACCGCGATTTCCAGCGAGAGGTGCGTGAGTTTCTCGCTGAGAAGCTGACGGACGAGCTGCGGCTCGAAGGAGCCCGGTGCAGCGGGATTTATTGCGAGTACGATGTCGCCAATGCCTGGCACAGGATTCTGGCCGACAAGGGATGGAGCGTCCCCAATTGGCCAATGGAATATGGCGGTTGCGACTGGTCGCCCCTGCAAAACTACATCTTCGAAGTCGAACTTGCCCAAGCGGGCGCGCCGCCAGTTTCGCCCAATTCAACGCATATGGTCGGTCCCGTCATAATCGCTTTTGGGACGGACGAGCAGAAGGCAAAATATCTGCCAGCGATCAGGAGCGGCGACGACTGGTGGGCACAGGGCTATTCCGAACCAGGGGCCGGGTCCGACCTGGCGTCGTTGAAATGCGCAGCGAGCCGCCAAGGCGACGAATATGTCGTGAACGGATCCAAAATCTGGACAACCCACGCGCATTTTTCAAACAGGATTTTCTGCCTTGTCCGGACACGGACAGAGGGCAAACCGCAGGCAGGGATTAGCTTTCTTCTCATCGACCTGGATACGCCGGGCATTTCCATCCGCCCCATCATCTCGATATCGGGCGAACATGAACTGAATGAGGTCTTTTTCTCCGATGTTCGCGTGCCTGTTTCATCCAGGATTGGAGAAGAGAATGACGGGTGGACGGTTGCAAAATATCTTCTGCAACACGAGCGGTCTCACACCTGGTCTCCGCTCCTCCGGGCCCGGCTCGACAGACTAAAGCATAGAGCCCAACACGCCTGTGCCGAAAAGTTCAGCCGTTGTGAGATTGATCTCACCGCCCTCGAAATGTCCGAGATGAGAGCGTTACAAGCGAATTCGGAATCCGGCCCGCTCTCAACAGCGACGTCATCAACCATGAAAGTCCTGGGGACTGAGCTGCGCCAGAAAATAAGCGAGCTGGCTCTCGAAATCGATGGGCATCCGCCCGTTTCGACACTTGAGCCAGACCTTTTGAGCGCCCTGGGACTGACCGACAGCCAAGTCGCCACACGCACCTATCTCAACGATCGCGCAGCCTCGATCTACGCCGGGGCCAACGAAGTGCAACGCAACATTATCTGGAACTCAATAAGGTGA
- a CDS encoding MFS transporter gives MMVALAVAFQAATYGILMYSFTFWVDPWMTEFETNRSRVMAVISAHTIAMGIAAVFLGRWIDRIKARLALTIGLICLCCGLAIISIVNNIWLIMAVYVVIMPFAAVFAGPLMAMSLIARNVRSRQGLAFGITSMGTSIGGVAFPFIVTSLTTSIGWRETHLWLAVAIALLLIPIGWIILSFEQYEPRKSTSTAAQSRSETLSIIKTRHFWILSVSYFAIALVFSGLQFNLRPFASDLGLTVEQTAMIASSIALAMVVGKLGTGLLMDHFDNRVLFAGGATLLAGAVTLIMLGASFESMIVGFSLLGAGSGAFLPLKGALFSQAFGAASIGRAMGLAQPIITLYALSPLLGGWLRDATGSYAPFLIIVLGVSLLTIPLIIAGPNSRRPRPAIQ, from the coding sequence ATGATGGTTGCATTGGCCGTTGCCTTTCAGGCCGCGACCTATGGCATCCTGATGTATAGTTTTACCTTCTGGGTTGACCCCTGGATGACGGAGTTCGAGACAAATCGAAGCCGTGTCATGGCCGTCATTTCCGCTCACACGATCGCTATGGGCATCGCGGCTGTTTTCCTGGGGCGCTGGATCGACCGTATTAAAGCGCGGCTCGCGCTGACGATCGGACTGATCTGCCTGTGTTGTGGGCTCGCGATCATCTCAATCGTCAACAACATATGGCTCATCATGGCCGTATACGTTGTTATCATGCCTTTCGCCGCCGTCTTTGCTGGCCCGCTAATGGCGATGTCCCTGATCGCGCGGAATGTCCGCTCGCGCCAGGGTCTGGCCTTCGGGATCACCTCCATGGGCACATCGATCGGCGGAGTGGCATTTCCCTTTATCGTAACCAGCCTGACAACCAGTATCGGCTGGAGAGAAACGCATTTGTGGCTTGCCGTCGCCATCGCCCTGCTCCTCATTCCGATCGGCTGGATCATATTGTCCTTCGAGCAATACGAACCCCGCAAGAGCACCAGCACCGCAGCGCAGAGCCGGTCAGAGACGCTGAGCATTATCAAGACGCGTCATTTCTGGATCCTGTCAGTATCGTACTTTGCGATTGCGTTGGTGTTCAGCGGCCTCCAATTCAACCTCCGCCCCTTTGCTAGCGACCTAGGCCTTACCGTCGAGCAAACCGCGATGATTGCGTCGAGCATTGCGCTCGCAATGGTGGTTGGGAAGCTCGGCACGGGTCTTCTGATGGATCATTTCGATAATCGGGTTCTTTTTGCCGGGGGCGCAACCTTGCTGGCGGGCGCCGTCACATTGATCATGCTCGGCGCCAGCTTTGAATCGATGATCGTGGGTTTTTCGCTGTTGGGTGCGGGGTCCGGCGCTTTTCTGCCTCTCAAGGGAGCGCTCTTCTCACAAGCTTTCGGCGCCGCCTCGATCGGCCGTGCGATGGGACTGGCCCAACCGATTATAACGCTCTACGCGCTCAGCCCTCTGCTCGGTGGCTGGTTGCGGGACGCAACGGGCAGCTATGCGCCCTTCCTCATCATCGTGCTTGGCGTTTCGCTCCTGACAATTCCATTGATAATCGCGGGACCGAATTCCAGACGGCCTCGCCCAGCTATTCAGTGA
- a CDS encoding sulfurtransferase translates to MPSTLHPRSADAMLISTSALADIYQQPDVRVLDATVHIHQRENGKSGAHSGKASFEQSHIPGAHFVDVLKDLSDLRKPNRFAMLDEVTFSSRMAALGIKSDSHVIVYSATSIAWATRVWWLLKYHGFEKVSVLDGGFAKWLAEDRPVESGAAAPSAGEFDPCLNHSRIAVRSDVQQANASSCPVIVDVLAPEHYRGESGDPFSFGRPGHIAGAINLPSDQLMNVQTGEVLPADKIRALTRPILGSLDTPVITYCGGGIAATQVAFALELAGFTDVRVYDGSLSEWAANPDLPMETGEA, encoded by the coding sequence ATGCCCAGCACACTCCATCCCCGTTCGGCTGACGCGATGCTCATTTCTACGAGCGCGCTAGCCGATATTTATCAACAACCGGACGTGCGGGTGCTCGACGCAACCGTGCACATCCATCAGCGCGAGAACGGCAAAAGCGGGGCTCATAGTGGGAAAGCCTCGTTCGAGCAGTCCCACATTCCCGGCGCTCATTTTGTTGATGTCCTGAAGGATCTGTCTGACCTTCGAAAGCCCAATCGGTTTGCCATGCTGGACGAGGTCACCTTCTCTTCGCGAATGGCCGCATTGGGCATCAAGTCCGACAGTCATGTCATCGTCTACTCCGCGACCAGCATCGCCTGGGCGACGCGCGTCTGGTGGTTATTGAAATATCACGGGTTCGAGAAGGTGTCGGTTCTCGATGGCGGGTTCGCGAAATGGCTCGCCGAAGATCGCCCCGTCGAGAGCGGTGCCGCGGCGCCGTCAGCTGGCGAATTCGACCCCTGTCTCAACCACTCCCGGATCGCCGTCCGCTCGGATGTTCAACAAGCTAATGCATCGTCTTGTCCCGTGATTGTCGACGTGCTGGCGCCAGAGCACTATCGCGGCGAAAGTGGAGATCCATTTAGTTTCGGACGCCCAGGGCACATTGCAGGCGCGATCAATCTGCCGAGCGATCAGCTCATGAATGTCCAGACGGGCGAGGTCTTGCCGGCCGATAAAATTCGCGCCCTGACGAGGCCAATCCTAGGGTCGCTCGACACTCCCGTGATCACGTATTGCGGAGGCGGCATTGCGGCGACACAAGTCGCATTTGCATTGGAACTGGCTGGTTTCACCGACGTGCGCGTCTATGACGGCTCACTATCCGAATGGGCGGCAAATCCAGACCTTCCCATGGAAACCG